In Blastopirellula sp. J2-11, a single genomic region encodes these proteins:
- a CDS encoding serine/threonine protein kinase — protein sequence MAVANTHDFWKLLLKSNLLPKERCQQLHESYKQHAGGESDPKKLAKWLIGESAITPYQARILLGGKSGPFQLGAYKLLDRIDSGALAGAYRSEHIASGQPVLLHKISKSTIEDAQKWAVVQQQIRSRCAAPHPHLWRCYELVEVSGNYFLATEEPTGNPLQESRPGPGQPVPPADCTRLVRQATQAVDRLHSAGMIQGKLTSDSLWLEANGNLKVMHNPLELPSPADWSKSDEATLRRADFAAPELSTPGTAPTRLSDIYALGCIMFDLLTGNPPFAGGDIAQKFSRHAAEPVAQAPSIPPQLFQSISYMMAKNPTVRYQSASDVVNALTPLVDPSQLNPPVVTAPPTLGPYLQTLPQMAPPPSATPPQGMPQHFSPPTAAPFPGAPGMPFPGAPGMPTPGAPPTMPGYGAPPMAMPVATPVATPIAAPVATPVAAPVGGVQGESRATGLAERVRKRKKAKRITQLVVLGLLAVGMLGAGVWVLQNMPDENEPIAENNPPPVAVDPTNPPANPDGGGPTNPMPQPPAGDNPVQLIADDQRTLWASPTQGEAISLAGLPAGVKSVLTLRVAELTGSEAGRKALQSLGPQFNAVWQGWETTSGFGWNEVETATVAYGPTTPPAQPTMVVRLKGATNLMSKWGGAETVGQAPAQYFKLGAWSFYPLPSESGRSFVMGVESDIAAIAATGGSAPMLPLELEQLRRSSDDQRTLNLLFDARYLQSAQSPLSSGALAGLKEPVGWFLGDMIQAGLVSCQLDDTYCYTEGRFIGSLAAEPFSLAESLRARILGGSKLISNAITLLGPTPYWQSLGSKFPTMLEFAHKFARTGADGKQAIINIALPSYAAPNLLAATELTISASSSGSAAAPPTAVAGTGGGGPQTIEDKLKKKISLAFPQNSLDFAMRDFGDEVGVPVKLIGGDLQLDGITQNQQIRQFNMMDKPAEEVLIALLMKANPITTVQSPDEVDQKLVYVIGPDPEKPDGDKVILITTRAVSAKKGIPLPAPFQLKK from the coding sequence ATGGCCGTCGCCAACACTCATGATTTCTGGAAATTGTTGCTGAAAAGCAACCTGCTTCCCAAGGAGCGCTGCCAGCAGCTTCACGAAAGCTATAAGCAGCACGCCGGTGGAGAAAGCGATCCCAAGAAGCTCGCCAAATGGCTGATCGGCGAGTCAGCGATCACTCCCTATCAAGCGCGCATTTTGCTGGGGGGCAAGTCCGGTCCGTTTCAATTGGGCGCTTACAAGTTGCTGGATCGGATCGACTCCGGCGCGCTCGCCGGCGCTTATCGGTCCGAACATATCGCTTCGGGACAGCCGGTCTTGCTGCACAAGATTTCGAAGTCGACGATCGAAGACGCACAGAAATGGGCCGTCGTCCAGCAACAGATTCGCAGTCGCTGCGCCGCGCCTCACCCGCATCTATGGCGCTGCTACGAATTGGTCGAAGTGAGCGGTAACTACTTTTTAGCGACCGAAGAACCGACCGGTAATCCGTTGCAGGAAAGTCGCCCTGGTCCGGGACAACCTGTTCCGCCGGCCGACTGCACGCGTCTGGTTCGTCAGGCGACTCAGGCGGTGGATCGCCTGCATAGCGCGGGGATGATTCAGGGCAAGCTGACCTCCGACTCGTTATGGCTCGAAGCCAACGGCAACCTGAAAGTGATGCACAATCCGCTGGAATTGCCGAGTCCTGCCGACTGGAGCAAGAGTGATGAAGCGACGCTCCGTCGCGCCGATTTTGCGGCGCCAGAGCTGTCGACTCCTGGAACGGCGCCAACGCGGCTCAGCGATATCTATGCGCTCGGCTGCATCATGTTCGATCTGCTGACCGGAAATCCGCCGTTCGCCGGTGGCGATATCGCTCAAAAATTCAGCCGACATGCGGCCGAACCTGTCGCTCAAGCGCCGTCGATTCCGCCGCAGCTGTTTCAATCGATCTCCTACATGATGGCGAAGAACCCGACGGTTCGTTATCAGTCGGCAAGCGATGTCGTCAACGCACTGACGCCGCTGGTCGATCCATCTCAACTCAATCCGCCGGTGGTGACAGCGCCGCCGACCTTGGGCCCCTATTTGCAAACGCTACCGCAAATGGCGCCGCCGCCGAGCGCGACTCCGCCCCAGGGGATGCCGCAACATTTTTCACCTCCGACGGCCGCTCCCTTTCCCGGCGCGCCGGGGATGCCGTTTCCCGGTGCTCCAGGCATGCCGACGCCGGGCGCACCTCCGACGATGCCCGGTTATGGCGCTCCGCCGATGGCGATGCCCGTGGCGACACCAGTCGCGACGCCGATCGCTGCGCCGGTGGCGACTCCTGTCGCGGCTCCCGTTGGCGGCGTGCAAGGAGAAAGTCGCGCGACTGGCTTGGCCGAGCGCGTCCGCAAACGGAAAAAGGCGAAACGGATCACGCAACTAGTCGTCCTTGGCCTGTTAGCGGTTGGCATGCTGGGCGCCGGCGTGTGGGTGCTGCAAAACATGCCGGATGAAAACGAGCCGATCGCCGAGAACAATCCGCCGCCGGTTGCTGTCGATCCGACCAATCCGCCAGCCAATCCAGATGGCGGCGGCCCAACCAATCCGATGCCGCAGCCTCCGGCCGGCGACAATCCGGTGCAACTGATCGCCGACGATCAAAGAACGTTGTGGGCGTCACCGACCCAGGGAGAAGCGATCTCGTTGGCAGGATTGCCGGCCGGCGTGAAAAGCGTCCTGACGTTGCGCGTCGCTGAATTGACCGGCAGCGAAGCAGGTCGCAAAGCGCTGCAGTCGCTTGGTCCGCAGTTTAACGCCGTCTGGCAAGGATGGGAAACGACCAGCGGTTTTGGCTGGAACGAAGTCGAAACGGCGACCGTCGCTTATGGTCCGACAACGCCGCCTGCCCAACCGACGATGGTCGTTCGCCTAAAAGGAGCGACCAACTTGATGTCGAAGTGGGGCGGAGCAGAGACCGTCGGTCAGGCTCCGGCGCAATACTTCAAGCTGGGCGCCTGGTCGTTTTATCCGCTGCCGTCCGAGAGTGGTCGCAGCTTTGTGATGGGCGTCGAAAGCGACATCGCGGCGATCGCCGCCACCGGCGGCAGCGCGCCGATGTTACCGCTTGAGTTAGAACAACTACGGCGCAGTTCGGACGATCAACGCACGCTGAACTTGCTTTTTGACGCACGCTATTTGCAATCGGCCCAATCGCCGCTCAGCTCTGGCGCGCTCGCCGGTTTGAAAGAACCGGTCGGTTGGTTTCTGGGTGATATGATTCAGGCTGGGCTTGTCAGTTGCCAGTTGGACGACACCTATTGCTATACCGAAGGGCGTTTTATCGGCTCACTCGCGGCTGAGCCGTTCTCGCTGGCCGAATCGTTAAGAGCCCGGATTTTGGGCGGGTCGAAGTTGATCTCGAATGCGATTACGTTGTTGGGGCCCACCCCCTATTGGCAATCGCTGGGAAGCAAATTTCCGACGATGCTGGAGTTCGCTCACAAATTTGCTCGGACCGGGGCGGATGGAAAACAGGCGATCATCAACATCGCGCTCCCTTCGTACGCCGCGCCCAACTTGCTGGCGGCAACCGAGTTAACCATCTCGGCCTCTTCGAGCGGAAGCGCCGCAGCGCCCCCCACGGCAGTCGCTGGTACCGGCGGCGGGGGGCCGCAAACGATTGAAGACAAGCTGAAAAAGAAGATAAGCTTAGCCTTTCCGCAGAATTCTCTCGATTTCGCAATGCGTGATTTCGGAGACGAAGTCGGCGTGCCGGTCAAACTGATCGGCGGTGACTTGCAGTTAGACGGCATCACCCAAAACCAGCAGATCCGGCAGTTCAACATGATGGATAAGCCGGCCGAAGAGGTGCTGATCGCGCTGCTGATGAAGGCGAATCCGATCACGACTGTCCAGTCGCCTGACGAAGTCGACCAAAAACTTGTTTATGTAATTGGACCCGATCCGGAGAAACCGGACGGTGACAAGGTTATATTGATAACTACCCGAGCCGTGTCGGCCAAAAAGGGAATCCCCTTGCCAGCGCCTTTTCAGCTGAAAAAATAA
- a CDS encoding threonine aldolase family protein encodes MIDLRSDTVTQPTTAMRQAMANAEVGDAVIDVDPTVDRLERLTAELLGKEAAVYMPSGSMTNQIAIRIHCKPGDEFLCEVGCHVYNYEQAAFAQLSGVATHTLEGEYGVLKPEQFHDGLVRPENDHMVRTRLVCLENTHNRGAGKVQPYEDVEKICRWAHAAGLQTHLDGARLFNAVAATGVSLADWGKHFDTVSVCFSKGLGAPVGSCLAGPADMMREARRHRKLFGGGMRQAGIIAAGALYGLQHNRERLTEDHEHAQILAAAIQQAAGLSLTPETVDTNIVIFRVDPKIATAAEFVSQLKEAGVAMMAISAQAVRAVTHLDVRRQQIEEAAATLKKLGS; translated from the coding sequence ATGATCGACCTCCGCAGCGATACCGTCACCCAGCCGACCACGGCGATGCGGCAAGCGATGGCCAACGCCGAAGTGGGGGATGCCGTGATTGATGTCGATCCGACGGTCGATCGACTCGAACGGCTCACCGCCGAGTTGCTGGGGAAAGAAGCGGCGGTCTACATGCCGTCAGGCAGTATGACCAACCAGATCGCGATCCGGATTCACTGCAAGCCGGGAGACGAGTTCCTCTGCGAAGTTGGCTGCCATGTCTACAACTACGAGCAAGCCGCCTTCGCCCAACTCAGCGGCGTCGCGACGCACACGCTGGAAGGGGAATATGGCGTTTTGAAGCCGGAGCAGTTTCATGACGGACTTGTGCGGCCCGAAAATGACCACATGGTCCGCACGCGTCTGGTCTGTCTTGAGAACACCCACAACCGCGGCGCCGGCAAGGTTCAGCCTTACGAAGATGTCGAAAAAATCTGCCGTTGGGCCCACGCCGCCGGATTGCAGACCCACTTGGATGGGGCGCGGCTCTTTAACGCGGTCGCGGCGACCGGCGTTTCGTTGGCCGATTGGGGGAAGCATTTTGACACGGTCAGCGTCTGCTTTAGTAAAGGGCTCGGCGCGCCGGTCGGTTCGTGTCTGGCCGGTCCTGCCGACATGATGCGCGAGGCTCGGCGTCACCGGAAGCTATTTGGCGGCGGAATGCGTCAGGCCGGCATCATCGCGGCCGGAGCGCTGTACGGACTTCAGCACAACCGCGAGCGTCTGACCGAAGATCATGAGCACGCCCAGATCTTGGCCGCCGCGATCCAGCAAGCGGCGGGGCTTTCGCTGACGCCGGAGACGGTCGATACCAATATTGTCATCTTCCGCGTTGATCCAAAAATCGCCACGGCCGCTGAGTTCGTCTCTCAGTTGAAAGAGGCGGGAGTCGCGATGATGGCGATCAGCGCTCAAGCGGTGCGAGCCGTCACCCATCTGGACGTCCGTCGCCAGCAGATCGAAGAAGCGGCGGCGACCTTAAAGAAACTGGGAAGTTAG
- the rlmKL gene encoding bifunctional 23S rRNA (guanine(2069)-N(7))-methyltransferase RlmK/23S rRNA (guanine(2445)-N(2))-methyltransferase RlmL, producing the protein MDDAYDLLAAAAFGIEKVAARQIEQLGYEPKIIGSGKILFRGTMADVAKTNLWLRTADRVLIRLGTFHADDFGLLFDGVRALPWEKFIPADGCFPVNGRSLKSQLSSVPACQKIVKKAIVERLLAEHNVTELPETGPRVTVEVAMLEDEAILTIDTTGSSLHKRGYRTLVGTAPLKETLAAAMIDLSYWKPGRPLIDPFCGSGTIPIEAALVARNVAPGLTREFDFESWPITPPELISDLRADARKAKRKKLERPLLGFDADADVLRLARQHANAAGVAHDVRFEQRDFRDLQCDDEYGCVITNPPYGERIGDPRELIDLYKSFPHVLRRLPTWSHYVLTAESQFENLIGQRADRRRKIYNGRIECQLYQFYGPRPPKTQDAVESSAAPTSTPPTIADAWDEDDAAEVQSTQSADKPSPRRAAPVIEVPADAATPEIETLASDSPKTEATPSEAPPRKTPQEPAFKPAFGGISAKGEEQAELFRNRLVKLQRHLRRWPKRGVHCYRLYERDIPEIPLVVDRYHDYLHIGEYERPHDRTPAQHAEWLDRMCDVAADSLELPRENVYGKTRVVQRGDQQHQRQDDRRLTINAEEGGFQFEVNMSDYVDTGLFLDHRIARGMVRDEAKGKRFLNLFCYTGAFSVYAAGGGAASTTSVDLSPTYVAWADRNLRRNGFRGNEHRLLQGDVMEWLRAPVEETYDLAVIDVPTFSNSKRTETVWDVQLDYIEALELLISRMSPEGVIYFSTNFRRFKFDESLFEGVAIREISKKTIPEDFRNKRIHRCWRMIVRP; encoded by the coding sequence TTGGACGACGCATACGACTTATTGGCCGCCGCCGCGTTCGGCATCGAGAAGGTCGCCGCGCGCCAGATCGAGCAGCTTGGCTACGAACCGAAAATCATCGGCTCCGGCAAGATCTTGTTCCGCGGCACGATGGCCGACGTTGCGAAAACCAACCTTTGGCTCCGTACCGCCGATCGCGTGCTGATCCGGCTCGGCACGTTTCATGCCGATGACTTTGGTCTGCTGTTTGACGGCGTTCGCGCGTTGCCGTGGGAAAAGTTCATCCCGGCCGACGGCTGCTTTCCGGTCAACGGACGTTCGCTAAAGTCCCAGCTTTCCAGCGTCCCAGCTTGCCAAAAAATCGTCAAAAAGGCGATCGTCGAACGACTCTTGGCCGAACACAACGTCACCGAACTGCCCGAAACCGGCCCCCGCGTTACGGTGGAAGTGGCGATGCTGGAAGACGAAGCGATCTTGACGATCGACACCACCGGCTCTAGTTTGCACAAACGGGGCTATCGCACGTTGGTCGGCACGGCGCCGCTGAAAGAAACGTTGGCCGCCGCGATGATCGATCTCAGCTATTGGAAGCCGGGGCGCCCGCTGATCGATCCCTTCTGCGGCAGCGGCACGATCCCGATCGAAGCGGCGCTGGTCGCGCGGAACGTCGCTCCCGGTTTGACGCGTGAGTTCGATTTTGAAAGCTGGCCGATCACGCCGCCAGAGTTGATCTCGGACCTGCGCGCTGATGCGCGCAAAGCAAAGCGGAAAAAGTTGGAACGCCCATTGCTGGGCTTTGACGCTGACGCCGACGTGTTGCGACTGGCCAGACAACACGCCAACGCAGCCGGCGTGGCGCATGATGTCCGTTTTGAGCAACGTGACTTCCGCGACTTGCAATGTGACGACGAGTATGGCTGCGTCATCACCAATCCGCCGTATGGCGAACGGATCGGCGATCCCCGCGAACTGATCGACCTGTACAAATCGTTCCCGCATGTATTGCGACGTCTGCCGACCTGGTCGCACTATGTGCTGACTGCCGAATCGCAGTTCGAGAATCTGATCGGCCAGCGCGCCGACCGTCGCCGCAAGATCTATAACGGCCGGATCGAGTGCCAACTTTACCAGTTCTATGGGCCGCGACCGCCGAAAACGCAAGATGCCGTCGAGTCATCTGCTGCGCCAACATCCACTCCGCCGACGATCGCCGATGCGTGGGACGAGGATGACGCCGCCGAGGTCCAATCGACCCAGTCAGCAGACAAGCCGTCGCCGCGTCGTGCAGCGCCAGTCATTGAAGTCCCTGCCGACGCCGCTACGCCGGAGATCGAAACTTTAGCAAGCGATTCGCCAAAGACGGAAGCGACGCCAAGCGAAGCTCCGCCGCGTAAGACGCCGCAAGAGCCTGCTTTCAAACCGGCTTTCGGTGGAATCTCGGCCAAAGGAGAAGAGCAGGCCGAACTTTTCCGCAATCGCCTGGTCAAACTGCAGCGCCATCTGCGCCGCTGGCCGAAACGGGGAGTCCATTGCTACCGCTTGTACGAGCGTGATATCCCAGAGATCCCGCTGGTAGTCGATCGCTATCACGACTACTTGCACATCGGCGAGTACGAACGTCCGCATGATCGCACGCCGGCTCAACATGCCGAGTGGTTGGATCGCATGTGCGATGTCGCCGCTGACTCGCTGGAGCTTCCGCGTGAAAATGTTTACGGCAAGACCCGCGTCGTGCAGCGCGGCGACCAGCAGCATCAGCGACAAGATGATCGGCGACTGACGATCAACGCCGAGGAAGGAGGTTTCCAGTTTGAGGTCAACATGTCCGACTATGTTGATACCGGACTCTTTCTCGATCATCGCATTGCCCGTGGTATGGTTCGCGACGAAGCGAAAGGGAAACGCTTTCTCAATCTCTTCTGCTATACCGGCGCATTCTCGGTTTATGCCGCTGGCGGCGGTGCAGCCAGCACGACGTCGGTCGATCTCTCTCCCACTTATGTCGCTTGGGCCGATCGCAACTTGCGCCGCAACGGATTCCGCGGCAACGAGCACCGTCTGCTGCAGGGGGACGTGATGGAATGGCTCCGCGCTCCCGTCGAGGAGACTTACGATCTGGCGGTGATCGATGTGCCGACCTTCTCAAACAGCAAGCGAACCGAAACCGTCTGGGACGTTCAGCTGGACTATATCGAGGCGCTCGAACTGCTGATTTCGCGGATGTCACCCGAAGGCGTGATCTATTTTTCGACCAATTTTCGCCGCTTCAAATTCGATGAATCGCTCTTCGAGGGGGTCGCAATTCGCGAAATCTCGAAGAAGACGATTCCCGAAGACTTCCGCAACAAGCGAATCCATCGCTGCTGGCGGATGATTGTACGCCCCTAA
- the hisD gene encoding histidinol dehydrogenase, whose translation MAEIALKIARIDARRDDVVAELAALREKLSPRGNVVSEAGRRRTIDTFGEPLSPQQVVERICHQVQSEGLAAVLRYGEKLDGKKLTAETIRVPQSELAAAHDAAAPEFLETIRQIRDNIWQFQTAILHQDVQVDRADGVYLRQRYLPLQRAGLCVPGGAAAYPSTVLMTAVPALAAGVKELVVVAPPTPFGSYNADLLATCHELGVTEVYRMGGAQAVAALAYGVEGIPQVDKIVGPGNLFVALAKKHVYGEVDIDSIAGPSEVVVIADETTRPDYTAADLLAQAEHAPGASILITWSAETLEATYAELNRQVAQLERCDLTVQSLEAFGCLILAEDAEQACRLANEIAPEHLHIATDNAESLLDSIPNAGATFLGNYAPVALGDYAAGPSHVLPTGGTARWASGLSANDFLRSSSVIHYSEAGIRAIAPHVQRMADKEGLTAHRRSVDIRVS comes from the coding sequence ATGGCCGAAATCGCTTTGAAAATTGCCCGCATCGACGCCCGTCGCGACGACGTTGTCGCCGAGCTTGCCGCGCTCCGCGAAAAGCTGAGCCCCCGCGGCAACGTGGTGAGCGAAGCTGGCCGCCGCCGGACGATCGACACGTTTGGCGAGCCTCTCTCACCGCAGCAAGTGGTCGAACGCATCTGTCACCAAGTGCAATCTGAAGGGCTGGCCGCTGTACTTCGCTATGGTGAAAAGCTAGACGGCAAAAAACTGACGGCCGAAACGATTCGTGTGCCGCAATCCGAACTTGCCGCGGCACATGACGCCGCGGCGCCAGAGTTCCTGGAAACGATCCGCCAGATTCGCGATAACATCTGGCAATTTCAAACCGCGATTCTGCACCAAGATGTGCAAGTTGATCGTGCCGACGGCGTCTATTTGCGCCAGCGCTATCTGCCGCTGCAAAGAGCTGGTCTCTGCGTTCCCGGCGGCGCCGCCGCTTATCCGTCGACCGTGTTGATGACCGCCGTGCCGGCCTTGGCCGCCGGCGTAAAAGAGTTGGTCGTGGTCGCTCCGCCGACTCCGTTTGGTTCGTACAACGCCGATTTGTTAGCGACCTGTCATGAGTTGGGCGTGACTGAAGTTTATCGAATGGGGGGCGCTCAAGCGGTCGCCGCGTTGGCTTACGGAGTCGAAGGGATTCCGCAGGTCGACAAGATCGTCGGCCCCGGCAACTTGTTTGTCGCGCTCGCCAAGAAGCATGTCTACGGCGAGGTCGACATTGATTCGATCGCCGGACCAAGTGAAGTGGTCGTGATCGCCGACGAAACGACGCGTCCGGATTACACCGCCGCCGACCTGTTAGCCCAAGCCGAGCACGCGCCCGGCGCCAGCATTTTGATCACTTGGAGCGCTGAAACGTTGGAGGCGACCTACGCCGAGTTGAACCGGCAAGTCGCCCAACTTGAACGCTGCGATCTGACGGTGCAAAGCCTCGAAGCGTTTGGCTGTTTGATCTTGGCCGAAGATGCCGAGCAAGCCTGCCGGTTGGCCAACGAGATCGCGCCGGAACATCTACACATTGCGACCGACAACGCCGAGTCGCTGTTGGACAGTATTCCCAATGCCGGCGCGACCTTCTTGGGCAACTACGCTCCGGTCGCGTTGGGAGATTACGCCGCGGGACCTTCCCATGTGTTGCCGACCGGCGGAACGGCTCGCTGGGCGAGCGGACTGTCGGCCAACGACTTTCTGCGCTCCAGCAGCGTGATTCATTACAGCGAAGCCGGCATTCGCGCGATTGCACCGCACGTGCAGCGCATGGCCGACAAAGAAGGGCTGACCGCCCACCGCCGCAGCGTTGATATTCGCGTTTCCTAG
- the hisC gene encoding histidinol-phosphate transaminase, whose amino-acid sequence MSFVRPEIDAMAGYVPGEQPQAGKFIKLNTNENPYPPSPAVNRAIKERLEQGLERYPDPMATSFRMRAAEVLGVEPDWIMCGNGSDDILTIVTRAFVGTGQWLRLPTPSYVLYKTLAEIQGSDSEEIAFNDDWSLPTEFSTGSNQLRLAFLPNPNSPSGTIVPKLQIAAAADALPCPFLVDEAYVDFAEENCVDLVKQNDKVLVSRTLSKSYALAGLRFGYVVAQPHVIAQLLKVKDSYNCDALSIAGATAAIDDQQWLADNRAKVIKTRKRMTDKMREIGFTVPDSQANFVWGTFPGRNLKALYEFLKQNRVLVRYMHYPNYEPGIRISVGGEDQIDACLMLIETALAQGIA is encoded by the coding sequence ATGTCTTTCGTGCGACCAGAGATCGACGCGATGGCCGGCTATGTCCCCGGCGAACAGCCGCAGGCCGGCAAGTTCATCAAGTTGAACACCAACGAGAATCCGTATCCGCCGTCGCCGGCCGTCAATCGCGCGATCAAAGAACGGCTCGAGCAGGGGCTTGAACGCTATCCCGATCCGATGGCGACTTCCTTCCGCATGCGTGCCGCCGAAGTGTTGGGCGTCGAGCCTGATTGGATTATGTGCGGAAACGGTAGCGACGATATTCTGACGATCGTCACGCGGGCCTTTGTCGGCACAGGGCAATGGTTGCGACTGCCGACTCCCAGTTACGTTCTCTACAAAACGTTGGCCGAGATCCAAGGATCCGACAGCGAAGAGATCGCTTTCAACGACGATTGGTCGTTGCCGACCGAGTTCTCGACCGGCAGCAATCAATTGCGTCTCGCCTTTTTGCCGAATCCAAACAGCCCCTCCGGCACCATCGTACCGAAGTTGCAAATCGCCGCAGCGGCCGATGCCCTCCCCTGCCCTTTTCTGGTCGATGAGGCGTACGTTGATTTCGCCGAAGAAAACTGCGTGGACTTGGTCAAACAAAACGACAAGGTCCTAGTCTCCCGTACGCTGAGCAAGTCGTATGCGCTGGCCGGGCTGCGGTTTGGCTATGTTGTCGCACAGCCGCATGTGATTGCGCAGCTGTTGAAGGTCAAAGACTCTTACAACTGCGATGCGCTGTCGATCGCCGGCGCCACGGCGGCGATTGATGATCAGCAGTGGCTCGCCGACAATCGGGCCAAGGTGATCAAAACGCGAAAGCGGATGACCGACAAAATGCGAGAAATCGGCTTCACCGTACCTGACTCGCAGGCAAACTTCGTCTGGGGGACCTTCCCCGGTCGGAATCTGAAGGCGCTGTACGAGTTTCTCAAACAGAATCGAGTGCTCGTCCGATATATGCACTATCCGAATTATGAACCGGGAATTCGAATCTCGGTTGGCGGCGAAGATCAGATCGACGCCTGTCTGATGTTGATCGAAACCGCTTTGGCTCAAGGAATCGCTTAA
- the hisB gene encoding imidazoleglycerol-phosphate dehydratase HisB, producing the protein MSRTAKISRQTAETQIELELNLDGEGKSEIATGVGFFDHMLELFTRHGCFDLKVKANGDLHVDQHHTVEDVGICLGQAIRQAIGDKKGIRRYGHFTLPMEETLCTTAIDLSGRYFLVFNAQFHSSKIGEFDSELVEDFWQSTAANALCNLHVNVFYSRNSHHVAEAIFKSAARALRMAVEQDPRMPGVPSTKGTLSE; encoded by the coding sequence ATGTCGCGCACCGCGAAAATCAGCCGCCAAACGGCCGAAACGCAAATCGAGTTGGAATTGAACCTCGACGGCGAAGGAAAAAGCGAGATCGCCACCGGCGTCGGTTTTTTCGATCACATGCTCGAGTTGTTCACGCGACATGGCTGCTTCGATCTAAAGGTTAAAGCGAACGGCGATTTGCACGTCGATCAGCATCACACCGTCGAAGATGTCGGCATCTGTCTCGGCCAGGCGATCCGCCAGGCGATCGGTGACAAGAAGGGAATCCGTCGCTATGGGCACTTCACGTTGCCGATGGAAGAAACCCTCTGCACCACCGCGATCGATCTGTCTGGTCGTTACTTTCTGGTCTTCAACGCCCAGTTTCATTCGTCCAAGATCGGCGAGTTCGATAGCGAACTGGTCGAAGATTTCTGGCAATCAACCGCCGCGAACGCGCTCTGCAATCTGCACGTCAACGTCTTCTACAGTCGCAACAGCCATCACGTCGCCGAAGCGATCTTCAAGTCGGCTGCCCGAGCGCTGCGCATGGCGGTGGAGCAGGATCCCCGCATGCCGGGCGTGCCGAGCACCAAAGGCACGCTGTCCGAGTAG
- a CDS encoding 6-phosphofructokinase, with amino-acid sequence MPNTLARPPKKQHNFRRVAILFAGGPAPAANAVISTAAVSFLRNDVEVLGIKHGYSNLMQFGPDRPMELGRDYIMLDHQALSRSRAQQGIMIGTARANPGKQVSHPDHLKDPERSAPLQTTYDALCSLGVDALISIGGDDTLKTANKFKLFQETLPEGSHKIPVVHLPKTIDNDYMGIDFTFGYFTAVDFLAGEVRNLLYDAEAGQAYFLVECMGRSAGWLPYGTAIAGEASLVISVEDIIGDYVGKEEEVDGRTKKVMNVDKVVDRIVKTMLAREAEGKKFGVVILAEGLAEMLPPEYLEGIKRDDHGHISITEVSLGRQFAKWISKRYEEQTGRSRKVTGLQLGYEARCSKPHAFDVMLGSQLGVGAYRALVEEGLNGVMVSVSGQLNLHYVAFENLVDPETLVTVVRYINPMSDFHRLARFLETYIND; translated from the coding sequence ATGCCCAATACGTTGGCCCGCCCCCCGAAAAAGCAACACAACTTCCGCCGCGTGGCGATCCTGTTCGCCGGTGGACCGGCGCCGGCCGCGAATGCGGTGATCTCGACTGCAGCCGTTTCGTTTCTGCGAAACGACGTCGAAGTCCTCGGCATCAAGCATGGTTACTCGAACCTGATGCAGTTTGGTCCCGATCGCCCGATGGAACTGGGCCGCGACTACATCATGCTCGATCATCAAGCTCTCTCGCGCTCGCGAGCTCAGCAGGGAATCATGATCGGCACCGCACGGGCCAACCCCGGCAAACAAGTCTCGCATCCCGATCACCTGAAAGATCCGGAGCGTTCGGCTCCGCTGCAGACCACGTACGACGCGCTTTGCTCGTTGGGCGTTGACGCATTGATCTCGATCGGCGGCGACGACACGTTGAAGACGGCCAACAAATTCAAGCTGTTCCAAGAGACCCTTCCCGAAGGAAGCCACAAGATCCCGGTCGTTCATCTGCCGAAGACGATCGACAATGACTACATGGGGATCGACTTCACCTTCGGTTACTTCACTGCGGTTGATTTCCTGGCCGGTGAAGTCCGAAACTTGCTTTACGATGCGGAAGCAGGTCAGGCCTACTTCCTGGTCGAATGCATGGGACGCAGCGCCGGTTGGTTGCCCTACGGCACCGCGATCGCTGGGGAAGCGAGTCTGGTGATTAGCGTCGAAGACATCATCGGCGACTACGTCGGCAAAGAGGAAGAAGTCGACGGCCGCACGAAAAAGGTGATGAACGTCGACAAAGTCGTCGATCGCATCGTCAAAACGATGCTCGCTCGCGAAGCCGAAGGGAAAAAATTTGGCGTAGTCATCCTGGCCGAAGGCTTGGCCGAAATGTTGCCGCCGGAATACCTGGAAGGAATCAAACGCGACGATCACGGACACATCTCGATCACCGAAGTGAGCCTGGGTCGCCAGTTCGCCAAATGGATCTCAAAGCGGTACGAAGAGCAAACCGGCCGCAGCCGCAAAGTGACCGGCCTGCAGTTGGGCTACGAAGCTCGCTGCTCGAAGCCGCACGCATTTGACGTCATGCTCGGCAGCCAACTCGGCGTCGGCGCCTATCGCGCTTTGGTCGAAGAAGGCCTGAACGGCGTGATGGTTTCGGTCTCGGGCCAGTTGAACCTGCACTATGTCGCGTTCGAGAATCTGGTCGATCCGGAAACGCTGGTCACGGTGGTTCGCTACATTAACCCGATGAGCGATTTTCATCGGTTGGCTCGATTCCTGGAGACTTATATCAACGACTAA